One Natator depressus isolate rNatDep1 chromosome 5, rNatDep2.hap1, whole genome shotgun sequence DNA segment encodes these proteins:
- the LOC141987054 gene encoding cyclin-dependent kinase 4 inhibitor B-like — protein MGQPGANDMANAAALGNLGKVRELLDQGADPNAVNSYDRTPIQVMMMGNTQVAELLLQRGADPNRPDPRTGSLPVHDAAREGFLDTLVALHRGGARLDLRDTWGRLPIDLAAESGHQQVVSYLRAQPARGAAPPQA, from the exons ATGGGCCAGCCTGGGGCCAACGACATGGCCAACGCCGCTGCCTTAGGGAATTTGGGGAAGGTGAGGGAGCTGCTGGACCAGGGGGCGGACCCCAATGCAGTCAATTCCTACGACAGGACGCCGATCCAG gtcATGATGATGGGAAACACCCAGGTggcggagctgctgctgcagagaggaGCGGATCCCAACCGGCCGGACCCGCGCACCGGCTCCCTCCCAGTGCACGATGCGGCGCGAGAAGGTTTCCTGGACACCCTTGTGGCGCTGCACCGAGGCGGGGCTCGCTTGGATCTGCGGGACACATGGGGCCGCCTCcccattgacctagctgccgAGAGCGGGCATCAGCAAGTGGTCAGCTACCTCCGCGCCCAGCCTGCAAGGGGTGCCGCTCCGCCCCAGGCGTAG